The following nucleotide sequence is from Lepus europaeus isolate LE1 chromosome 16, mLepTim1.pri, whole genome shotgun sequence.
GCTCTGACCCCTCCTTTCCTGCCTTTGTCTGACAGGTGCATGGTCAGCTGAACCATGAGGATCCAAAGTCTCACCCTGCTCTCCATCCTCCTCCTGGCTGCTCAGGCACTCTCAGCAAAGGTCAAAAATGGAGTAAGGCACGGACAGAGTGATACACCAGACAGAAACTCATCAGTTCCTTTGAGCAAGCCCCACATTAAGCAGAGGAGTTGGACATCCAAGTCCACAACCAGTGGCAAATTTGACACCCAAGACCAGGCCTCCTGCACATGGACTGTGGCCGAGCAGGTGCTGGGCATCACCCTAAAGGTTGAGTGCACTCAGCTGGACCACAGGTTTTCTTGTGTCTTTGCCGGCAATCCCACTGCGTGCCTGCAGCTCCACGGCCATGTCTACTGGAAGCAAATGGCGCGGGCACTGCGCAAACAGAAGAACCTCTGTGGAGACTTCAGGGGTGCCCTGAAGACCAAGGTGTGCAGAAAGCAGTTTCCAGAATCTAACCTCAAGCTGGTGAACTCCACTCTGATCGGGGCCGTGAAGCCCAGGAAGGAGTCCAGGGAGCACCCCCAGAGGGAGCGGGTCAAGATCAAAGGGACTCCTTCCGTGGAGACAGGCAAGGCCCAAGAGGATGCCCACACCAGCCCAGCAGTGagccaggccacacccaccaagGGCCCCGAGTGCGTGGAGGACCGGGATATGGTCAATCAGAGGAAGACCGCCCTGGAGTtctgtggggagacctggagctcCCTCTGCACATTCTTCCTCACCATGATACAGGACAGGTCGTGCCGGTGACGTCCGAAGCTGACAGGTGCCATTCAGAGACGCCAGGTCATAAAGCTCTCCGAGTTCCCCCTGAGAGAACTGTTGTGCTCTGAGAGTAACGTGGAGTATTGAAGTGGATTTTGTAATTCTTAGCTTTATGTTCtacaatgtgcttttttttttcacttttttggaTTGAATTTCAGAAGCTGTTTTCCCCAGGACACATGTCCAAGGTTCACAAAGCTACATGTGCATGAGCCATGAGCAAGCCAGAGTGATGATTCCAGGACAAGGCTTTTTTTGCTGGATCAACAAAGATGATCAAACTCGGGATGTTTCTCAGAAAGATGCTCGGCCATTGTCTACTTTCTCTACCTCTTGTTCCAAATAAACTTGTGGCTCATTATAAACAGGAATACATATGCCAGTCAATAAAATATCAAATGAGCAGCTTCCTGTTTCACCCagcccatgctggcccccagtgtGGTCCCCACCAGAATTGCTCTTTCTGGTTTTATTCATTGGTCTGTGCTGTTTGGTGCTACTGAAATAAAACAAACTCAGGCAACATGTATTATGCGTGGTGTGACTGAGTCACGGTCAGGGTCTCCTGGGTGGGAAGGGAGAAgcaagactggaacccaggggtTCTGGCAGACGAGTCTGTGGGGTTAGAGGAACCCCCTCTCCTaccccctgccacctgcaggacCCCCACCTTGCAGAGCTCATGTCTGGGCTGAGCGAGAAGCCTGGGTACACACAGTGCCCTGTGAGGAGGGCtgcaagggaaggaggaggaagctgcatggaaagccagggacaggaagtggaacctGCTGGAAGCTCTGGGATTGAGCTTCCCAGAGGAAGTGACCCTGGAGCAATGAAATGGGCCAGAGTGGACTCAGGTTGGCATATGACAGCACAGATGATAGCAAAGGGATATGGAAGTAGCAGAAGCTGGGACAGATCAGAGGAGCGGGATGCAGAGATGAGATGGCTGTTAGTCATTCAAATGTTAGTATAAATGTTTTAACTCAAGGTACTGTTTGCAGTACCTTGTGAAGAatccacagagagggagaagacaagATCCAGAGTAGTGAAGGTGCTTTTCTATTGCATCTGATGGTGGCAGGGCAGAAGGGCAGGTGGGGGACAGGATGACACTGTGCACTCGCCAGCCCACCAGGACACACACTGAAGTTTGTCAGGGGCAATGCACAGGGTGACAGCCTCACTGGGACATTTGGATACCACACCAATGCCACTGAAACCAACAACCGTCTCTCACTTCccatgtgccaggtactgtgctcAGTTCTTCCCAGGGACCACACATTCGCTCACTCACTCACATACAAACTGTGAGCGTGAATGTCTTCTAGTACTGCTGATACAGCGGTGCTCAGAGGTGGGTGCTCCTACTGCATGGGGCGTGGCTGTGGGGAACAGGATGAGAAAGTCACAATGACACAGGAGTTAGAGAGGAAAGCAAAGCAAGGGAAGGGGATAAAAGGGAGCGGGGTTGGTTCTGGATGGGCTGATCAAGAGAGGCCCTTCCATGACGATGACTCAGACCAAGGTGGAGGAACTGAACCAGGTGACTTCAGGGAAGAAAGCTCCAAACAGCAGCAAGGCTCCTGGCAAGTGCCTT
It contains:
- the LOC133775213 gene encoding fibroblast growth factor-binding protein 1-like, whose protein sequence is MRIQSLTLLSILLLAAQALSAKVKNGVRHGQSDTPDRNSSVPLSKPHIKQRSWTSKSTTSGKFDTQDQASCTWTVAEQVLGITLKVECTQLDHRFSCVFAGNPTACLQLHGHVYWKQMARALRKQKNLCGDFRGALKTKVCRKQFPESNLKLVNSTLIGAVKPRKESREHPQRERVKIKGTPSVETGKAQEDAHTSPAVSQATPTKGPECVEDRDMVNQRKTALEFCGETWSSLCTFFLTMIQDRSCR